A single region of the Drosophila takahashii strain IR98-3 E-12201 chromosome 2R, DtakHiC1v2, whole genome shotgun sequence genome encodes:
- the GlyT gene encoding sodium- and chloride-dependent glycine transporter 1: MGQSSKSGAGGGGGGGGVVCPSTAITGCASGTALIQLDASGQGAGGAGESEHERGTWTGRFDFLLSLLGYSVGLGNVWRFPYLCYNNGGGAFLIPFTIMLVIAGLPLMFMELSFGQYAALGPVAVYRRFCPLFRGLGTGMILVSAIVMLYYNLIIAWTIFYMFASFAPVLPWQNCEPAWSTKYCFSYAQADQCEATNGTYYLRTCHNATSAAENNITALALVALKRPPAEEYFNNFVLGLSKGIEETGSIKLSLAACLFLAWAIVFLCLCKGVQSSGKVVYFTALFPYVVLVILFVRGVTLPGASTGILFYLTPDWKQLANAQVWGDAAVQIFFALSPAWGGLITLSSYNKFSNNCYKDSLIVAFCNIATSFFAGLVIFSIIGFLAHELNVDVEKVVDQGAGLAFIVYPEVVTRLPVSPVWAVLFFVMLLTLGLDSQFALMETVTTAILDRFPNLRQYKIWVVLSVAIFGYIGGLGFTTNAGMYWLQLMDKYAANWSVLLIAISECILIAWIYGSQRFLNDIQGMIGKRSWFWNFFWSIMWRYITPATLLFILFFNWVEYKPAKYGHYVYPMWADAVGWIVGLLPVLVIFLVAFQEIWRAPKNLSFRERIKHLLQPTAEWGPAGRPCVNLHAERYQSQNYDGVTNTKILIEADASPKHKKDKQLTLDVDVDVECLPLATVGKPRPINAKTMGKQGSSSNLQTSAKNGGTHKSPTTEISPSKQPLIPAEKDNKSATTKVLAAGTQNSGRECTTMSTFAGGGEKNPMKVNSAIVATTIAGTPATSNTTVVIKSSSPVSVAPTTLGATVSAAATNGKTTIAAVKTPLNTTISSSTVAAIKTTPPANVALTTATVAGLKTTPGAPAKVSQMDKSVPLKTTISTSVAAASNVTAPLKAPLKTTISSAVGVAAATKDATTANIAPVKITQAVKITPVAAAQPAKSTTASVTKANIDSGSKPTAPLSTFKSDGKQPATATGTTATVSVAVTNGKVTPSAGGSTAAINITAIGQPAVNQKQAAAAASKTQAATATSAKTASNTKPIEHTTSTSGKVATSADNPSTAKGAASSTMSAKSAKGGKTKPSDTSPTKSTVKAIKPGSTSPTKAATSTKPGATATATGSSSSKKAATSGSQAKTKGNASATATKK, translated from the exons ATGGGCCAGAGCAGTAAATCTGGAGCTGGcggtggaggtggaggaggaggcgtcGTCTGTCCCTCGACGGCAATCACTGGCTGTGCCTCCGGAACCGCACTAATTCAACTGGATGCATCGGGACAAGGAGCCGGCGGTGCTGGAGAATCGGAGCATGAACGTGGCACCTGGACGGGTCGCTTCGACTTCCTACTATCTCTTCTGGGATATTCAGTGGGCCTGGGAAATGTGTGGCGCTTTCCCTACCTGTGCTACAACAACGGAGGAG GAGCCTTTCTCATCCCCTTCACCATAATGCTGGTGATTGCCGGACTTCCGCTTATGTTTATGGAACTTTCCTTCGGCCAATATGCTGCCCTGGGTCCCGTGGCCGTTTATCGCCGGTTCTGCCCGCTCTTCAGAGGACTGGGAACCGGCATGATCCTGGTATCCGCCATAGTGATGCTCTACTACAACCTGATCATCGCCTGGACCATCTTCTACATGTTCGCCTCGTTTGCCCCGGTGCTTCCGTGGCAGAATTGCGAACCCGCTTGGAGCACAAAGT ATTGCTTCTCGTACGCCCAGGCGGATCAGTGCGAGGCCACCAATGGCACCTACTACCTTCGCACCTGCCACAATGCCACCTCCGCGGCGGAGAACAACATCACGGCATTGGCCCTCGTCGCCCTGAAGCGGCCACCCGCCGAGGAGTACTTCAA CAACTTTGTGCTCGGACTGTCCAAGGGCATCGAGGAGACGGGCAGCATTAAGCTGTCACTGGCTGCCTGCCTTTTCCTGGCCTGGGCGATTGTGTTCCTCTGCCTGTGCAAGGGAGTCCAGTCCTCCGGCAAGGTGGTCTACTTCACGGCCCTCTTTCCCTACGTCGTCCTGGTAATACTCTTTGTGCGAGGTGTCACACTGCCGGGTGCCAGCACGGGAATTCTCTTCTATCTGACGCCCGATTGGAAGCAGCTGGCCAATGCCCAG GTTTGGGGCGATGCTGCGGTGCAGATATTCTTTGCACTGAGCCCGGCCTGGGGAGGTTTAATCACGCTCTCGTCCTACAACAAATTCTCCAACAATTGCTACAA GGACTCTCTCATCGTGGCCTTCTGCAACATAGCCACCTCGTTCTTCGCCGGCCTGGTGATCTTCTCCATCATTGGCTTCCTGGCCCACGAACTGAACGTCGATGTGGAGAAGGTAGTGGACCAGGGCGCCGGTCTGGCCTTTATTGTCTATCCGGAGGTGGTCACCCGACTGCCCGTCTCGCCCGTGTGGGCCGTTCTGTTCTTCGTGATGCTCCTGACCTTAGGACTGGACTCGCAGTTTGCCCTGATGGAGACGGTGACCACGGCCATTTTGGACCGGTTCCCCAACCTGAGGCAGTACAAGATCTGGGTGGTCCTCTCGGTAGCCATTTTCGGCTACATCGGCGGCCTGGGCTTCACCACTAAT GCCGGCATGTACTGGTTGCAACTGATGGACAAATATGCCGCCAATTGGTCGGTTCTGCTGATCGCCATCTCAGAGTGCATTCTAATTGCCTGGATTTATGGATCTCAGCGGTTCCTGAATGACATTCAGGGCATGATTGGCAAGCGGTCGTGGTTCTGGAACTTTTTCTGGAGCATCATGTGGCGCTATATCACCCCAGCCACCCTCCTG ttCATTCTGTTCTTCAACTGGGTGGAATACAAGCCGGCCAAGTACGGCCACTATGTCTATCCCATGTGGGCGGATGCCGTGGGCTGGATCGTGGGTCTGCTGCCCGTGCTGGTAATATTTTTGGTGGCCTTCCAGGAGATCTGGCGGGCGCCTAAGAACCTCAGCTTCCGGGAGCGCATCAAGCACCTGCTGCAGCCCACCGCCGAGTGGGGACCGGCTGGAAGACCCTGCGTCAATCTGCATGCCGAGCGTTACCAGAGCCAGAATTACGATGGGGTGACCAACACCAAGATCCTCATCGAGGCCGATGCCTCACCGAAGCACAAGAAGGACAAACAATTGACCCTGgacgtggatgtggatgtcgAGTGCCTGCCACTGGCAACTGTGGGCAAGCCAAGACCGATTAATGCCAAAACAATGGGCAAAcagggcagcagcagcaatctgCAGACAAGTGCCAAGAACGGTGGCACTCACAAGTCGCCAACAACCGAAATTAGTCCCAGCAAGCAGCCGCTTATTCCGGCTGAAAAGGATAACAAATCGGCCACCACAAAAGTCCTGGCTGCAGGAACCCAGAACAGCGGACGTGAGTGCACCACAATGTCCACCTTTGCGGGCGGCGGGGAAAAGAATCCGATGAAGGTCAATTCGGCGATAGTAGCAACAACTATTGCAGGTACGCCGGCAACTAGCAACACGACTGTTGTCATCAAATCATCGTCACCAGTCAGTGTGGCACCAACAACTTTAGGAGCAACAGTTTCTGCTGCTGCGACgaatggaaaaacaacaatagcTGCTGTCAAGACTCCACTTAATACGACAATATCATCAAGTACTGTTGCTGCCATCAAAACAACGCCACCAGCTAATGTTGCACttacaacagcaacagttgcTGGTTTAAAAACCACTCCAGGAGCTCCAGCTAAAGTTTCGCAAATGGATAAATCAGTTCCACTCAAAACGACAATATCAACAAGTGTTGCTGCAGCCTCAAATGTTACCGCTCCCCTTAAGGCTCCACTCAAAACGACAATATCATCAGCTGTTGGTGTGGCAGCTGCAACCAAAGACGCGACAACCGCAAATATTGCTCCCGTAAAAATAACACAAGCAGTAAAAATCACACCAGTTGCTGCTGCCCAGCCAGCCAAGTCTACAACGGCATCGGTGACGAAGGCAAATATTGACTCTGGCAGCAAGCCAACGGCTCCTTTATCCACTTTTAAGTCGGATGGCAAACAACCAGCAACCGCCACTgggacaacagcaacagttaGTGTTGCTGTGACAAACGGCAAAGTCACACCGAGTGCAGGAGGCTCGACAGCAGCAATAAATATCACAGCAATTGGACAGCCAGCAGTTAACCAAAagcaggcagcagcagcagcatcaaagACGCAGGCGGCCACTGCAACATCTGCTAAAACTGCCTCGAACACAAAGCCAATCGAACACACCACTTCGACCAGTGGCAAGGTAGCAACATCGGCAGATAATCCATCGACCGCAAAGGGCGCGGCCAGCAGCACCATGTCAGCAAAGTCGGCGAAAGGtggcaaaacaaaaccaaGCGATACCAGCCCTACAAAGTCAACAGTGAAAGCCATTAAGCCAGGCTCAACCAGCCCCACTAAGGCTGCAACATCTACAAAACCAGGAGcgactgcaacagcaacaggaagcagcagcagcaagaagGCAGCAACATCGGGCAGCCAGGCCAAAACGAAAGGCAATgcatcagcaacagcaactaagAAGTAA
- the LOC123003451 gene encoding uncharacterized protein, with the protein MVDVLSNSETFMQNVRRIFAGNTSNKGEWPMVSSYFCPLLMLVLWLITLCILVCVCVCCKFVKSETFTRYDSNSIEMQDVHILEPTFKHYKGCACLECLHRQLAKELDLKSGN; encoded by the exons ATGGTGGATGTATTATCCAATTCAGAAACTTTTATGCAAAATGTTAGGCGTATTTTTGCCGGAAACACAAGCAATAAAGGCGAATGGCCCATGGTCAGCAGTTATTTCTGCCCGCTCCTGATGCTCGTCCTATGGTTAATCACACTAT GTATTTTAGTTTGTGTATGCGTGTGCTGCAAGTTCGTGAAATCGGAAACGTTTACCAGATACGACTCAAACAGCATTGAGATGCAGGATGTTCATATCCTGGAGCCCACATTCAAACATTACAAAGGATGTGCGTGCTTGGAGTGCCTGCATCGTCAGTTGGCCAAGGAATTGGATCTGAAAAGTGGAAACTAA